The proteins below come from a single Argonema galeatum A003/A1 genomic window:
- a CDS encoding RNA polymerase sigma factor — MKGTTNRIQGIRLYSQSVAPSSLSDGTEDIKPVFWQEWQAHRDHLYRCCLKWMNSNPIDAEDVLSQVMLKAWNEWQNYGDEIKYPKAWLTRIIHNFCMDVHRKRQREASSIENIEDIKFEDYPEFSSRVELPEYNLLALEMRTYIRHKIASLPTRLRDPFILYYCQDKSYQNIAKQLACSEDNVRKCVRKARIILQKHLTKYLAGEDDTSLDSLSPSLKLVVPLGEKSQPEIRTKSKHEEVNYKTTIICLETLQHHW, encoded by the coding sequence ATGAAAGGTACTACCAATAGAATTCAGGGAATCAGGTTATATTCTCAATCAGTTGCTCCGTCAAGCCTGTCGGATGGCACTGAAGATATAAAGCCAGTTTTTTGGCAGGAATGGCAGGCGCATCGAGATCATCTTTACCGTTGCTGTCTCAAGTGGATGAACTCGAACCCAATCGATGCTGAAGATGTATTGAGTCAGGTAATGCTTAAAGCCTGGAATGAATGGCAAAACTATGGAGATGAAATTAAATATCCAAAAGCTTGGTTAACTCGAATTATCCATAACTTCTGCATGGATGTGCATCGAAAACGCCAACGAGAAGCATCATCAATTGAAAACATTGAGGATATTAAATTTGAAGATTATCCAGAATTCTCTTCTAGGGTAGAACTTCCTGAATATAATCTTCTAGCTCTAGAGATGCGGACATATATCCGCCATAAAATTGCATCCTTGCCTACCAGACTCCGCGATCCTTTTATCTTATACTACTGCCAAGACAAATCCTATCAAAATATTGCCAAGCAACTCGCCTGCTCTGAAGATAACGTTCGCAAATGCGTTAGAAAAGCACGAATAATTCTGCAAAAGCATTTAACCAAATATCTCGCTGGTGAAGATGATACTTCTCTAGATTCCCTCTCGCCATCCTTAAAGTTGGTAGTTCCTTTGGGAGAAAAATCCCAACCTGAAATCAGAACAAAAAGCAAGCACGAAGAAGTCAATTATAAAACAACCATAATATGTCTGGAAACCTTACAACATCATTGGTAA
- a CDS encoding tetratricopeptide repeat protein, whose amino-acid sequence MSGNLTTSLVKFCQSSGLTMNVSIILEEKPTRQEQKFITLSKYVQKYPQGWKKRLELADLLYEMGNWQQAVAEYHQVLERQPQLLNVWLHLGKILQLMGVEKEALEVYEKALFCSDNEGTQHHINGLIAVCRGESQQAIIAFNLATGLEPDKVVHWLALAQVHQQIENHFGVLSALERVLSINPDDVVALIYSHDALMAVGDIQTAREQLSRVIALAGDDFRVLQGQIAQRSQMRLVSGKEGKLTKKMITSLLQQTPHGAEAYKFLAYYHIFRGDWAQGVEVLAEFTAEHPHYPNGWYYYGRCLFNTGEYQRAAEMMGKVYQLYADDCEIYRGLCETLPFAIADPPKSPLTRGTLNEIPVPPLTRGTLNEIPIPPLLRGARGDQTVVRINPLAPLLRDVVEEMLRRFPERWSVWATAGRVLVEHFQEFERGCQVSEQGTKLQPQLADAWFHHGRVLALAGKHREAVEALEKGWELLPAGGYLLSVPAAVWLGESYRALRDVGASKWWKVAVEGCQELREFNPAMADYWLGRALAGLGDRLGAMKAYESALSQQLLYPAHGEVEKSLRRLKGKGRKGFGG is encoded by the coding sequence ATGTCTGGAAACCTTACAACATCATTGGTAAAGTTCTGTCAATCTTCTGGGCTGACGATGAATGTTAGCATTATCTTAGAGGAAAAGCCAACTAGACAAGAGCAGAAATTCATCACTTTAAGTAAGTATGTCCAGAAATATCCCCAAGGATGGAAAAAAAGATTAGAACTGGCTGATTTGCTTTACGAGATGGGAAACTGGCAACAAGCGGTTGCAGAATATCATCAAGTGCTTGAGCGACAACCTCAATTACTTAATGTGTGGCTGCATCTGGGGAAAATCTTGCAGTTGATGGGAGTGGAAAAAGAGGCTCTAGAAGTATATGAAAAAGCCTTATTTTGTTCCGACAACGAAGGGACTCAGCATCATATCAATGGATTGATTGCAGTTTGTCGGGGTGAGAGTCAGCAGGCAATTATTGCCTTTAATTTAGCAACTGGGTTAGAGCCTGACAAAGTAGTTCACTGGCTGGCTTTGGCACAGGTGCATCAGCAGATAGAAAATCATTTTGGTGTGCTAAGTGCCTTGGAGCGGGTTTTATCAATCAACCCAGATGATGTTGTGGCTTTGATTTACAGCCATGACGCGCTGATGGCGGTGGGGGATATTCAAACAGCTAGAGAGCAGTTGAGCAGGGTTATAGCCTTAGCTGGGGATGATTTTCGGGTACTGCAAGGACAAATTGCTCAACGTTCTCAGATGAGATTGGTTTCTGGTAAAGAGGGGAAACTGACTAAAAAAATGATTACCTCTTTACTGCAACAAACTCCTCATGGGGCTGAGGCTTACAAGTTCCTGGCATATTATCACATTTTTCGGGGGGATTGGGCGCAAGGTGTGGAGGTGCTGGCAGAGTTTACTGCCGAACATCCACATTATCCTAACGGTTGGTATTACTATGGGCGGTGCTTGTTCAATACGGGGGAATATCAAAGGGCGGCGGAGATGATGGGGAAAGTTTATCAACTTTATGCCGATGATTGTGAAATTTATCGAGGGTTGTGTGAAACTTTACCTTTTGCGATCGCAGATCCCCCTAAATCCCCCTTAACAAGGGGGACTTTGAATGAAATTCCAGTTCCTCCCTTAACAAGGGGGACTTTGAATGAAATTCCGATTCCCCCCTTGTTAAGGGGGGCTAGGGGGGATCAAACTGTAGTCAGAATAAATCCCTTAGCTCCTCTTCTCAGAGATGTTGTGGAGGAGATGCTGCGGCGCTTTCCTGAACGTTGGAGTGTTTGGGCGACTGCGGGGCGGGTGTTAGTGGAACACTTTCAAGAGTTTGAACGAGGGTGTCAGGTTTCTGAGCAGGGGACAAAACTCCAGCCCCAGTTAGCTGATGCTTGGTTTCATCATGGGCGGGTGTTGGCTTTGGCTGGAAAACATCGGGAAGCGGTGGAGGCGTTGGAGAAAGGATGGGAGTTGTTACCAGCAGGGGGTTATTTGCTATCAGTACCAGCTGCGGTGTGGCTGGGGGAGAGTTACCGGGCGCTGAGGGATGTTGGGGCTAGTAAGTGGTGGAAAGTGGCTGTTGAGGGATGTCAGGAATTGAGAGAGTTTAATCCGGCTATGGCTGATTACTGGTTAGGGAGAGCTTTGGCGGGGTTGGGGGATAGGTTGGGAGCGATGAAGGCTTATGAGAGTGCTTTGAGTCAGCAGTTGTTGTATCCGGCTCATGGGGAGGTTGAGAAGAGTTTGCGGCGGCTGAAAGGTAAGGGGAGGAAGGGTTTTGGGGGTTGA
- a CDS encoding avidin/streptavidin family protein, whose translation MKSLTKVFFALLLAVTIAFGGFQGHANARSLTDVGGVATETQSNPLLGTWLNELGSKLSIESVSEDGNVKGFYETAVSSAGCAKGKFPLVGRTNLPSIGFVVSWTNSESRCSSVTAWSGQLQGDQLVTTWLLTSQTVPSNNWRSTYVNKDTFTRSS comes from the coding sequence ATGAAATCCCTAACTAAAGTTTTTTTTGCTTTGTTACTGGCCGTAACCATTGCCTTTGGTGGTTTTCAGGGTCATGCTAATGCTCGGAGTCTGACTGATGTGGGTGGTGTGGCAACCGAAACTCAGAGTAATCCTCTGCTAGGAACTTGGTTGAACGAGTTAGGATCAAAATTGAGTATCGAAAGTGTATCGGAAGACGGAAATGTTAAAGGTTTTTATGAAACCGCCGTTTCCTCAGCTGGCTGTGCTAAAGGAAAGTTTCCATTAGTAGGACGCACGAACCTTCCGTCGATTGGATTCGTAGTTTCGTGGACAAACAGTGAGTCGAGATGTAGTTCTGTTACTGCTTGGTCAGGTCAACTGCAAGGAGATCAGCTAGTTACGACTTGGCTACTTACAAGTCAAACAGTCCCTTCAAATAATTGGCGATCTACTTATGTTAATAAAGACACTTTCACAAGAAGCTCGTAA
- a CDS encoding DUF2442 domain-containing protein, with product MDKQYNISNIDFNRELIILSVDGKTYQIPIVQASKRLAEATDIERKMYRISPSGYGIHWYAIDEDLTTQGLIKLAEIAKTA from the coding sequence ATGGATAAGCAATACAATATATCAAACATTGACTTTAATAGAGAATTGATAATTCTATCGGTAGATGGAAAAACCTATCAAATTCCAATTGTCCAAGCATCTAAGCGACTTGCCGAAGCAACAGATATAGAGCGGAAAATGTATCGAATTTCTCCATCTGGTTATGGTATTCATTGGTACGCAATTGATGAAGATTTGACAACTCAAGGACTAATCAAACTAGCAGAAATCGCCAAGACAGCTTAA
- a CDS encoding type II toxin-antitoxin system VapC family toxin, with product MTYLLDTCLISELVAKYPNQKVLDWLDAQVPETLYISIITIGEIAKGISKITASKRKESLTKWLNESLPSRFQDRILAIDFSTMVLWGNLVGQLEQNGRPLPAMDSLIAAIAIHNSLSLVTRNEKDFAGTGVVIINPWSF from the coding sequence ATGACTTACCTCCTTGATACCTGCCTGATTTCTGAACTTGTTGCCAAATACCCAAATCAAAAGGTTTTAGATTGGCTAGATGCCCAAGTGCCAGAAACACTTTACATCAGCATTATTACAATTGGCGAAATTGCTAAAGGCATCAGTAAAATTACCGCGTCTAAGCGAAAAGAATCTTTGACAAAATGGCTAAATGAAAGCCTACCCAGTCGCTTTCAAGACAGAATCTTAGCTATAGATTTTTCAACAATGGTATTGTGGGGAAACTTAGTAGGACAATTAGAACAGAACGGGCGACCTCTACCCGCTATGGATTCTCTGATTGCAGCGATCGCAATTCATAACTCTCTATCACTTGTCACCCGGAATGAAAAAGACTTTGCCGGGACAGGGGTTGTAATTATTAATCCTTGGTCTTTTTAA
- a CDS encoding type II toxin-antitoxin system VapC family toxin — MKPALIDPNILSFFFRNHSLVVERFQAYLREHDKINISIITYYEIVSGLKHRDAQKQLISFGEFVSGNTVLPLTTSSATISADIYANLRNKGTPIDDIDILIAGIAIANDLIIVTNNLRDFEKIESLEIQDWSQ, encoded by the coding sequence ATGAAGCCAGCTTTGATTGATCCAAATATTTTGTCGTTTTTCTTTCGCAATCATAGTCTGGTTGTTGAGCGTTTTCAAGCCTATCTGAGAGAGCATGACAAAATTAACATCAGCATCATCACCTATTATGAAATTGTCAGTGGATTAAAACATCGTGACGCACAAAAACAACTTATATCTTTTGGGGAATTTGTTTCAGGCAATACAGTTTTACCTCTAACTACAAGCTCTGCAACAATTTCTGCTGATATTTATGCCAATTTAAGAAATAAAGGAACACCAATTGACGATATTGATATTCTTATAGCAGGAATTGCCATAGCCAACGATTTGATTATTGTCACCAATAATCTCAGAGATTTTGAGAAAATAGAAAGCTTAGAAATTCAAGATTGGAGTCAGTAA
- the vapC gene encoding type II toxin-antitoxin system tRNA(fMet)-specific endonuclease VapC: MKFLLDTNTCIIYMRGKNISLKQKLESTATKDIAVCSIVKAELFYGAIKSANPQRNLTIQQEFLAQFISLTFDDLAAMTFGIIRSGLEALGTPIGAYDLQIAAIALTNNLTLITHNTREFQRVNNLLIEDWEIDK; the protein is encoded by the coding sequence ATGAAATTTTTGCTAGATACTAACACTTGTATCATCTATATGCGTGGTAAAAACATAAGCTTAAAGCAGAAACTAGAATCTACTGCAACTAAAGATATTGCCGTTTGTTCAATCGTTAAAGCCGAGCTATTTTATGGCGCAATTAAAAGTGCAAACCCACAACGTAATCTTACCATACAGCAAGAATTTTTAGCCCAATTTATATCACTAACCTTTGACGACCTAGCGGCAATGACATTTGGAATAATTCGCTCTGGGCTAGAAGCATTAGGAACGCCAATCGGAGCTTATGATTTACAAATTGCGGCGATCGCACTAACAAATAACTTAACCCTCATCACCCATAACACTAGAGAATTCCAGCGCGTTAATAACTTACTAATTGAAGATTGGGAGATAGATAAATGA
- a CDS encoding helix-turn-helix domain-containing protein → MTKYTTLSEELNQLPRERQELIEARTSQIRLEEITLKHLREKLGLSQSELAERLEVQQPAISKLESRQNLELNTLRAVVNALGGTIEIIVRVPNKEPILLSDYQE, encoded by the coding sequence ATGACAAAATATACAACCCTATCTGAAGAGTTAAATCAACTTCCCAGAGAGAGACAAGAACTGATTGAAGCAAGAACTTCCCAGATTCGTCTTGAAGAAATTACTCTTAAACATCTGCGGGAAAAACTCGGTTTATCTCAATCAGAATTAGCAGAGCGTCTTGAGGTGCAGCAACCAGCAATATCCAAGCTAGAAAGTAGGCAAAATCTGGAATTAAATACACTTCGAGCCGTTGTGAATGCTTTGGGTGGAACTATTGAAATTATTGTCAGAGTTCCGAATAAAGAACCTATACTTCTTAGTGATTATCAAGAATAG
- a CDS encoding sulfite oxidase-like oxidoreductase has translation MLGKFFKKPGPELSDRIPPGQYESKGFPVLTYGSTPHVTIENWQFRVWGKAKEATFTWSDFMAMPQHDFTADFHCVTRWSKLDVQWTGIKVLDFMKHVEVDAGALHIMEHCYGDYTTNISMEDFLRSENFFAHTLFGEPLPPEHGGPMRLVVPHIYAWKSAKWINGLEFLESEDLGFWERNGYHRRGEPWAEERYSS, from the coding sequence ATGCTAGGAAAATTTTTCAAGAAGCCTGGGCCAGAATTAAGCGATCGCATCCCTCCCGGTCAATACGAAAGCAAAGGATTCCCAGTACTGACTTACGGCAGTACACCCCACGTCACCATCGAGAACTGGCAATTTCGGGTGTGGGGCAAAGCAAAAGAAGCGACCTTCACTTGGTCGGACTTCATGGCTATGCCCCAACACGACTTCACTGCCGATTTTCACTGCGTCACCCGCTGGTCTAAACTCGATGTCCAGTGGACTGGCATAAAAGTACTGGACTTCATGAAGCACGTTGAAGTAGACGCAGGCGCACTTCACATCATGGAACATTGCTACGGCGACTACACCACCAACATTAGTATGGAAGATTTCCTGCGGTCAGAAAACTTTTTTGCCCATACTTTGTTTGGCGAACCGCTACCCCCTGAACATGGTGGCCCGATGCGGTTAGTCGTTCCTCATATCTACGCCTGGAAAAGTGCCAAATGGATTAATGGTTTAGAATTTCTAGAATCGGAAGATCTGGGTTTTTGGGAACGCAATGGCTACCATCGACGTGGCGAACCTTGGGCAGAAGAACGCTACAGCAGTTAG
- a CDS encoding 50S ribosomal protein L32, translating to MAVPKKKTSKSKRDIRKATWKRKAALQAKKALSLGKSILTGRSTFVYPSKEEEDEEES from the coding sequence ATGGCTGTTCCTAAGAAGAAAACATCTAAATCAAAACGGGATATACGCAAAGCCACCTGGAAACGTAAAGCAGCGTTACAGGCAAAGAAAGCCCTCAGCTTGGGCAAATCGATTCTGACTGGGCGGTCTACGTTCGTGTATCCTTCCAAGGAAGAAGAAGACGAAGAGGAATCCTAA
- a CDS encoding caspase family protein: MSNHWLMAIGINQYQYLQPLGYAQADAQALWNFLVSKAGFMPDRCLLLTDTSPFVEGQSTYPTGENIKLWMDWLCREALQPGDLVWLFFSGYGVKSDGQDYLMPIDGNSADMAGTGIAMRSLYESLKTSKATMQLVLLDMNRERENQAGTQVGSQTVELARELEIPTILSCQPNQLSHEASDLQHGLFTAALLEGLRTEEADMSLATLKRYLSERLPELCELHWRPRQEPVVVVHPPGKSHQVILPDLGIPVTSGYHVGSAERKTLAEVAVGSATVTPTLVVTQQHTQTVGSGSSVQNPFDGNLDDIQPRSNWQEEPAVTPTETTNGHSASSTNIIHTEEEDDDGAFWQQMLLWGGGLLLLVLLLMSIFGRPWRQQTAGRQPSPALSNAGSSKSGSLAAKPKTQEQLNKERLDKAQILLQNNQVSQYSQAIALAGQIKSGQPLYDQAQDSIERWSQIILDTAQGRANQGNFSGALAAANLVPKDPQPIYAQAQKSIKQWNAVAKKQQANKTLLQTAKGLIKPEQASSYNKAIDIARKIPAGQPLYAEAQKSIAQWSQTILQLAQKRASEGNFIVAIDTASLVPKNTPAYPKSRLAIAQWKRQQKK, encoded by the coding sequence ATGAGCAATCACTGGCTGATGGCAATTGGCATTAACCAATATCAGTACTTGCAACCTCTGGGTTATGCCCAAGCAGATGCACAAGCGCTGTGGAATTTTCTGGTGAGCAAAGCTGGCTTTATGCCAGATCGCTGTCTGCTATTGACCGACACCTCGCCGTTCGTCGAGGGTCAGTCAACCTACCCAACCGGCGAAAATATTAAGTTATGGATGGATTGGTTGTGCCGGGAGGCACTACAACCTGGAGACTTGGTGTGGCTATTCTTTAGCGGCTATGGGGTCAAATCGGACGGGCAGGACTACCTGATGCCGATCGATGGGAATTCAGCCGATATGGCAGGCACAGGAATCGCGATGCGATCGCTCTATGAAAGCCTGAAAACTTCAAAAGCCACCATGCAACTGGTTTTGCTTGATATGAACCGCGAGCGGGAAAACCAAGCAGGTACGCAGGTAGGAAGTCAAACAGTCGAATTAGCTCGCGAACTGGAAATCCCCACAATACTTTCCTGCCAACCCAACCAATTGTCTCACGAAGCGTCAGACCTACAGCACGGTTTATTTACAGCAGCACTCTTGGAAGGTCTACGCACGGAAGAGGCGGATATGAGCCTCGCTACTCTGAAGCGTTATCTGAGCGAGCGCCTACCTGAATTATGCGAACTTCACTGGCGACCCCGACAAGAACCTGTGGTTGTGGTGCATCCTCCCGGAAAAAGCCATCAGGTGATTTTGCCGGATCTGGGAATACCAGTGACAAGCGGCTATCACGTTGGGAGTGCGGAGCGTAAGACTTTGGCGGAGGTCGCGGTAGGCAGCGCAACGGTCACCCCCACTCTTGTTGTTACCCAGCAACATACCCAAACTGTTGGGAGCGGATCGAGCGTCCAGAACCCTTTCGATGGGAATTTGGACGATATCCAACCGCGCTCTAATTGGCAGGAAGAACCGGCTGTTACCCCGACAGAGACAACAAACGGCCATTCAGCAAGTTCGACAAACATCATTCATACAGAAGAAGAAGATGATGATGGGGCTTTTTGGCAACAAATGCTGCTTTGGGGAGGCGGCTTGCTGCTTTTGGTGCTTTTGTTGATGAGTATTTTTGGGCGTCCTTGGCGTCAGCAGACAGCAGGTCGTCAACCGAGTCCGGCTTTATCTAATGCTGGTTCCTCGAAGTCTGGGTCTTTGGCAGCTAAACCCAAGACTCAGGAACAGCTCAATAAGGAACGGTTAGATAAAGCTCAAATCTTGCTTCAGAATAATCAGGTTTCCCAATATAGTCAGGCGATCGCTTTAGCCGGTCAAATTAAATCGGGTCAACCTCTTTACGACCAAGCACAGGACTCGATCGAGCGGTGGAGTCAAATTATTCTGGATACGGCTCAAGGACGTGCCAATCAGGGTAATTTTAGCGGTGCTCTAGCGGCTGCTAATCTAGTACCCAAAGACCCGCAGCCTATTTACGCTCAGGCACAAAAGTCAATTAAGCAGTGGAATGCTGTCGCGAAGAAGCAGCAGGCTAACAAAACTTTGTTGCAAACTGCCAAGGGATTGATTAAGCCAGAACAAGCTTCTTCTTACAATAAAGCGATCGACATCGCCCGCAAAATACCCGCCGGTCAGCCGCTATATGCGGAAGCCCAGAAGTCGATCGCCCAATGGAGTCAAACTATTCTTCAGTTGGCTCAAAAGCGAGCATCTGAAGGAAATTTCATTGTTGCCATCGATACGGCATCTTTAGTGCCCAAAAATACGCCCGCCTATCCAAAATCTCGGCTGGCGATCGCTCAATGGAAGCGTCAGCAAAAGAAATAG
- a CDS encoding GAF domain-containing protein — translation MTFTQKTPQIAPAIDQEILLRRMTNRIRKSLELQEILRATVAEIRTFLGTDRVMVYWFHRDSSGEVIAESIDEARLPSLLGLNFPADDIPLEAREQFIKARRRSIVDVAKQQIGLSPLDCPETGDLLETEDIRYRPVDPCHIEYLTAMGVQSSLVVPILYYNVTTQQEQAQLWGLLVSHHSQAKSISERELDVVQQVADQVSIALAQSTLLSMTSQQRDREAGINRIATLLHSLPSIELQNALEESVALFDGSGGRIYIIGSDAHPELETPYHTQIYTCGAQPTLLEEGRKGESARFIEQHPCWESAGSGYPEVAKTSTRLQAIADIYNDSQYQALAPAFQSTKIRGLLIIPLEYRQQFLGYFTIFRDEIDTETLWAGNFDPDRRQKYPRRSFEAWREVKKGQARAWTFEEIELAEVLGNHLAMAVQQYRLYQQVFHLNADLERQVQKRTDELQKALDLARVLKQVTDQIRSTLDSKTILQTIVTKVRHLVNTDRVVIYQFTKECQGEIVVEAVGGEWLSVLGLATPEECFPEKVVNFYKEGRVRAINDTSKANLTPCYLKLLQRIQVQANLVVPIRMGDQLWGLLIAHECNTPRVWQVSELDLLQQLAAQAAIAIHQAELYQQSCAAAMQEQAKAQQLEKTLDELQQTQSQLIQTEKMSSLGQLVAGVAHEINNPVNFIFGNLIHASQYSQDLLDLLQLYQQHYPDPYPEIEEKAEDIELEFISDDLPKVLTSMKVGADRIRQLVLSLRNFSRLDQAERKAVDIHEGIESTLLILQHRLKAKNANSGIQLIKDYGNLPTVECYAGQLNQVLMNLLSNAIDALEERDRKRTPDQIQPHPSQITIQTQFLPKHIGDRPWVRIKIADNGLGMTADVQARIFDPFFTTKEPGKGTGLGLAISYQILVEKHGGIFKCVSQPGIGTEFSIEIPTH, via the coding sequence ATGACTTTTACACAGAAGACACCACAAATAGCACCAGCGATCGACCAGGAAATATTGCTGCGTCGGATGACTAACCGTATCCGTAAATCATTAGAGTTACAAGAAATTTTGAGAGCAACTGTTGCGGAAATCCGAACTTTCTTAGGGACAGATCGGGTGATGGTTTATTGGTTTCATAGGGATAGCAGTGGAGAAGTAATTGCCGAATCGATCGATGAAGCCCGCCTCCCCTCCTTGTTGGGGTTGAATTTTCCAGCCGATGACATTCCGCTAGAAGCCCGCGAGCAATTCATCAAAGCTCGCCGACGCTCGATCGTGGATGTAGCTAAGCAGCAGATTGGTTTAAGTCCCCTAGACTGCCCTGAGACAGGCGATCTCCTGGAAACAGAGGATATCCGCTATCGACCCGTAGACCCCTGCCATATTGAATATCTCACAGCAATGGGGGTGCAGTCTTCTTTAGTAGTGCCGATTCTCTATTACAACGTCACAACCCAGCAAGAACAGGCGCAACTCTGGGGACTGCTGGTGTCTCATCACTCCCAAGCAAAGTCTATTTCCGAACGAGAACTGGATGTTGTTCAACAGGTGGCGGATCAAGTTTCGATCGCTCTAGCCCAGTCTACCTTGCTCAGCATGACCAGTCAACAGCGCGATCGAGAAGCCGGGATTAATCGCATCGCCACCCTACTGCATAGCTTACCAAGTATCGAACTGCAAAATGCGTTGGAGGAAAGCGTCGCCTTGTTTGACGGTTCCGGTGGCAGAATTTACATTATCGGATCTGACGCCCATCCCGAACTTGAAACTCCATACCATACCCAGATTTACACCTGTGGCGCTCAACCCACTCTCTTAGAAGAGGGGAGAAAAGGAGAATCAGCAAGATTTATTGAACAGCACCCCTGCTGGGAATCAGCTGGGAGTGGCTATCCAGAAGTGGCGAAAACATCTACTCGCCTACAAGCGATCGCGGATATTTATAACGACTCTCAATACCAAGCATTAGCTCCAGCTTTCCAATCTACGAAAATTCGCGGCCTGTTAATTATACCTTTAGAGTATCGGCAACAATTTCTTGGTTATTTTACTATTTTTCGCGATGAAATTGATACCGAAACTTTGTGGGCGGGTAACTTCGATCCGGATCGGCGACAAAAATACCCCCGTCGCTCTTTCGAGGCATGGCGGGAGGTTAAAAAAGGACAAGCGCGTGCGTGGACTTTTGAAGAAATTGAACTTGCTGAAGTATTGGGCAATCACTTGGCAATGGCGGTGCAGCAGTATCGATTGTACCAACAGGTATTTCATCTCAATGCCGACCTCGAACGTCAAGTTCAGAAGCGCACAGATGAATTACAAAAAGCGCTAGATTTGGCCAGAGTTCTTAAACAAGTTACAGACCAAATTCGCAGCACCTTAGATTCAAAAACAATTCTGCAAACCATCGTCACAAAAGTGCGTCACCTGGTAAACACAGACCGAGTAGTGATTTATCAGTTCACCAAAGAATGTCAAGGCGAAATAGTAGTTGAAGCAGTCGGGGGTGAGTGGCTCTCAGTTTTAGGCTTGGCAACGCCAGAAGAATGCTTTCCCGAAAAGGTTGTCAATTTTTATAAAGAAGGGCGAGTTCGGGCTATTAACGATACCTCGAAAGCAAATTTAACTCCTTGTTATCTAAAGCTTTTGCAGAGAATTCAGGTTCAAGCGAATCTAGTTGTACCAATTAGGATGGGGGATCAACTGTGGGGTTTGCTAATTGCCCACGAGTGTAATACTCCTAGAGTTTGGCAAGTTAGCGAACTGGATCTGTTGCAGCAGTTAGCAGCTCAAGCTGCGATCGCGATTCACCAAGCAGAACTTTACCAACAAAGCTGCGCTGCTGCAATGCAAGAACAAGCTAAAGCTCAACAACTGGAGAAAACCCTGGATGAGTTGCAACAAACCCAATCCCAACTAATTCAAACTGAAAAAATGTCCAGTTTGGGACAGCTGGTTGCCGGTGTAGCCCACGAAATTAACAATCCAGTCAATTTCATTTTTGGCAACCTTATCCATGCCAGTCAATACAGCCAAGATTTACTCGACCTGCTGCAACTCTACCAGCAGCACTACCCCGATCCCTACCCAGAGATAGAAGAAAAAGCCGAAGATATCGAGTTGGAATTCATCAGCGATGACTTGCCAAAAGTCCTAACTTCGATGAAAGTAGGGGCCGATCGCATCCGCCAGCTAGTATTATCGTTGCGTAACTTCTCCCGTCTCGATCAAGCCGAAAGAAAGGCGGTGGATATCCACGAAGGAATCGAAAGCACCCTGTTAATTTTGCAACATCGACTCAAAGCCAAAAACGCCAATTCCGGCATCCAACTCATTAAAGACTACGGTAATTTGCCAACAGTGGAGTGCTATGCCGGTCAGTTAAATCAGGTGTTGATGAACCTGCTTTCTAATGCGATCGATGCCCTTGAGGAACGCGATCGCAAACGCACACCCGATCAGATCCAACCTCACCCCAGCCAGATTACCATCCAAACACAATTTTTACCAAAGCACATAGGCGATCGGCCCTGGGTGAGAATTAAGATTGCTGACAATGGGCTGGGTATGACGGCAGATGTCCAAGCCCGCATCTTCGATCCCTTTTTCACGACAAAAGAACCTGGTAAGGGAACGGGGCTGGGCTTAGCCATCAGCTATCAAATTTTAGTAGAAAAGCACGGTGGAATATTCAAATGCGTGTCGCAACCGGGGATAGGTACGGAGTTCTCTATTGAGATTCCCACTCACTAG